One window of the Rhipicephalus sanguineus isolate Rsan-2018 chromosome 2, BIME_Rsan_1.4, whole genome shotgun sequence genome contains the following:
- the LOC119382537 gene encoding uncharacterized protein LOC119382537: MNEPVKKSYLPVVHKCPCLKSHPVVMPRSFPEEVHQLRCQESAEAGTVSNLKLHVGKLFRSSSATTANGAAPPSPSPPSSQTSIPPWNPARRIVTFVCLVSLICTAIIVAVVVAAVLLSRHIAHPSRQQQRYRRLMSDVAVDVVPKPQDLVDRTNTIVVHRKNPTAWQSQSRQLRSLLDSYATEGGAGSRCEPGGRCPFPVGLVSDNCSAADFFGYREGAPCVALVFRRAPDWTPQPLAPSDLASPAVPDEVREGYDPGLLYVTCKSEHISRDIDIRYSPYHGFPLRFFPATRHPPMLMLHFPNPPLRTEIWVTCRFWAKNLDQSSNGKVTFKLLVM; encoded by the coding sequence TGCCCGTGCCTGAAGAGCCACCCCGTGGTCATGCCGCGTTCTTTCCCGGAGGAAGTGCACCAGCTGCGCTGCCAGGAGAGCGCCGAGGCGGGCACAGTCTCCAATCTGAAGTTGCACGTAGGCAAACTGTTCCGGTCTTCGTCGGCGACGACCGCCAACGGTGCCGCGCCACCCAGCCCGTCGCCGCCCTCCAGCCAGACGTCCATACCGCCCTGGAACCCGGCCAGGCGCATTGTCACCTTCGTCTGTCTCGTGTCGCTCATCTGCACCGCCATCATCGTCGCCGTCGTGGTCGCGGCCGTCCTCCTGTCGCGCCACATCGCGCACCCGTCACGGCAGCAGCAGCGTTACCGGCGGCTCATGTCTGACGTCGCCGTAGACGTGGTGCCCAAGCCTCAGGACCTCGTCGATCGCACCAACACTATCGTCGTGCACCGCAAGAACCCGACCGCGTGGCAGTCCCAGTCGCGTCAGCTGCGCTCGCTGCTGGACAGCTACGCCACCGAAGGCGGCGCCGGCTCCCGCTGCGAGCCCGGCGGCCGTTGTCCCTTCCCCGTGGGCTTGGTCAGCGACAACTGCAGCGCGGCGGACTTCTTCGGCTACCGGGAAGGCGCCCCTTGCGTTGCCCTCGTCTTCCGGCGCGCCCCGGACTGGACGCCGCAGCCACTGGCGCCCTCGGACCTCGCGTCACCCGCGGTGCCGGACGAAGTGCGCGAGGGCTACGACCCGGGTCTGCTGTACGTGACCTGCAAGAGCGAGCACATCAGCAGGGACATCGACATCCGCTACTCGCCCTACCACGGGTTCCCACTTCGCTTCTTCCCGGCCACCCGGCACCCGCCGATGTTGATGCTGCACTTCCCCAACCCGCCGCTTCGCACCGAGATATGGGTCACCTGTCGCTTCTGGGCCAAGAATCTCGACCAGTCCAGCAATGGGAAGGTGACCTTCAAGCTTCTCGTCATGTGA